Proteins from one Hirundo rustica isolate bHirRus1 chromosome 28, bHirRus1.pri.v3, whole genome shotgun sequence genomic window:
- the LZTS1 gene encoding leucine zipper putative tumor suppressor 1, with the protein MGSVSSLISGHGFHGKHCRASQYKLRKSSHLKKLNRYSDGLLRFGFSQDSGHKSGSKSSKNEDFFYIKVSQKAHGAHRPDYAALGGGEPGAPDFGAPAPQKLMPFPGQLDVGGEKPLPRPTAFKPVLPRSGAVLRSSPESGAPLPQQLQPPEKAKEQELRPLPCSGGLSDSGRNSMSSLPTHSTSSSYQLEPLVTAMGPISRFGGSAHNILQCAIIQDSNMMSLKAMSFSDGGNKILNPGKAPHRRAAEKSACARSPIATDESAVQELEQKLLEREGELQELQSSFEEKEISSCQAYEEKQRRCKEELEGLKQKCNSKLKQTSQKTQRTQQVLHLQVFQLQQEKQQLREELEKLMKEQNLLETKLRSYEKEKTSFAPALEETQWEVCQKSGEISLLKQQLKESQTELTTKTTEILSLRAQLKEVRLKMEGLEMKSQELEVSLRTKAMELEVCENELQRKKNESELLREKVNLLEQEILELRSELAALREQLGEAREGPRPGGDDAQALQGQLERLRAELKAERDNNEQMSCSFQHERQTWKEEKEKVIHYQKQLQQSYLHMYKRNQSLEKMLQQLAAGEDGKEPIELEIPGADVPYEDIIATEI; encoded by the exons ATGGGCAGCGTCAGCAGCCTCATCTCCGGCCACGGCTTCCACGGCAAGCACTGCCGCGCCTCGCAGTACAAACTCCGCAAGTCCTCGCACCTGAAGAAGCTCAACCGCTACTCGGACGGGCTGCTGCGCTTCGGCTTCTCGCAGGACTCCGGCCACAAGTCCGGCTCCAAGAGCAGCAAGAATGAGGATTTCTTCTACATCAAGGTCAGCCAGAAGGCGCACGGCGCCCACCGGCCGGACTACGCCGCGCTCGGCGGCGGGGAGCCGGGCGCGCCGGACTTCGGGGCGCCCGCGCCGCAGAAGCTGATGCCCTTCCCCGGCCAGCTGGACGTG GGCGGGGAGAAGCCGCTGCCTCGTCCCACGGCCTTCAAGCCGGTGCTGCCGCGCTCCGGGGCCGTCCTGCGCTCGTCCCCCGAGAGCGGGGCGCCGCTGccgcagcagctgcagcccccggAGAAGGccaaggagcaggagctgcggCCGCTGCCGTGCTCGGGCGGCCTCTCCGACTCCGGCCGCAATTCCATGTCCAGCCTGCCCAcgcacagcaccagcagcagctacCAGCTGGAGCCCCTCGTCACCGCCATGGGCCCCATCAGCCGCTTCGGGGGCTCTGCCCACAACATCCTGCAGTGCGCCATCATCCAGGACAGCAACATGATGAGCCTCAAGGCCATGTCCTTCTCCGACGGCGGCAACAAGATCCTGAACCCCGGCAAGGCGCCGCACCGCCGCGCCGCCGAGAAGAGCGCCTGCGCGCGCTCGCCCATCGCCACGGACGAATCCGCcgtccaggagctggagcagaagctgctggagagggaaggggagctgcaggagctgcagtcgAGCTTCGAGGAGAAGGAAATCAGCTCCTGCCAGGCCTACGAGGAGAAGCAGCGGCGCTgcaaggaggagctggaggggctgaAGCAGAAATGCAACAGCAAGCTGAAGCAAACCTCGCAGAAAACGCAGCGGACGCAGCAGGTGCTGCACCTGCAGgtgttccagctgcagcaggagaagcagcagctgcgggaggagctggagaagctcATGAAGGAGCAGAACCTGCTGGAGACCAAGCTGAGGTCCTACGAGAAGGAGAAGACCAGCTTTGCCCCGGCGCTGGAGGAGACGCAGTGGGAG GTGTGCCAGAAATCCGGGGAGATCTCgctgctgaagcagcagctgaaggagtcGCAGACCGAGCTCACCACCAAGACCACGGAGATCCTGAGCCTGAGGGCGCAGCTGAAGGAGGTGAGGCTGAagatggaggggctggagatgaagagccaggagctggaggtgtcGCTGCGCACCAAGGCCATGGAGCTGGAGGTGTGCGAGAACGAGCTGCAGCGCAAGAAGAACGAGTCGGAGCTGCTGCGGGAGAAGGTgaacctgctggagcaggagatcCTGGAGCTGCGCTCCGAGCTGGCCGCGCTGCGGGAGCAGCTGGGCGAGGCCCGAGAggggccgcggccgggcggGGACGATGCCCAGGCCCTGCAGGGGCAGCTGGAGCGGCTGCGGGCGGAGCTGAAGGCGGAACGAGACAACAACGAGCAGAtgagctgcagcttccagcacGAGCGGCAGACgtggaaggaggagaaggagaaggtgaTCCACTaccagaagcagctgcagcagagctacCTGCACATGTACAAGAGGAAccagagcctggagaagatgctgcagcagctggcgGCGGGCGAGGACGGCAAGGAGCCCATCGAGCTGGAGATCCCCGGCGCCGACGTCCCCTACGAGGACATCATCGCCACCGAGATCTGA